A region of Alphaproteobacteria bacterium DNA encodes the following proteins:
- a CDS encoding thiamine pyrophosphate-binding protein, translated as MKKRSGGQILVDHLKIHGVDHVFCVPGESYLAALDAFYDNQDSIKLIVCRQEGGAAYMAESYGKLTGKPGICFVTRGPGATNASVGVHTAFQDSTPMILFIGQVARNQIDREAFQEIDFKRMFAPIAKWVVQIDQTSRIPELISQAFHRAVNGRPGPVVVVLPEDMLAEEVTVSDSNSYRLVQIAPAEKDLMTLHMMLGKAEKPFVIVGGSGWNKQSVFNLQTFIEKFKLPIGASFRRQDLYDNRLLYYAGDVGIGINPKLKETIQNSDLLLVIGARLGEMATSGYSLINIPCPKQKLIHIHLDSQELGRVYQTDLSINSGMLEFTEAILKLPSLPSIKWTEWTSTINNNYKKIFQPFTIPGSLQMPKIMEYLRNHLYDDAIITNGAGNYTAWPNRYYQYKSFRTQLGPTNGSMGYSLPAAVAAKIIYPNKQVISFNGDGCFLMNGQELSTAVRYKANIIIIVINNGMYGTIRMHQEREYPSRVSGTDLINPNFAELANAYGAKGFTIHTAEEFIQIFEQNSQPKTPVLFELKIDPEALTPISSLSQIRQQAQKTN; from the coding sequence ATGAAAAAAAGGTCAGGCGGTCAGATTTTAGTTGATCATTTAAAAATACATGGCGTTGATCATGTATTTTGTGTACCTGGTGAAAGCTATTTAGCAGCATTAGATGCTTTTTACGATAACCAAGATTCAATAAAATTGATTGTATGCCGCCAAGAAGGTGGCGCTGCCTATATGGCAGAATCTTATGGTAAATTAACTGGCAAACCAGGTATATGTTTTGTGACCCGAGGCCCTGGTGCAACAAACGCGTCAGTTGGGGTTCATACAGCCTTTCAAGATTCAACACCCATGATTTTATTTATAGGTCAAGTTGCGCGCAATCAAATTGATCGTGAAGCTTTTCAAGAAATTGATTTTAAACGAATGTTTGCGCCTATAGCTAAATGGGTTGTTCAAATAGATCAAACATCTAGAATACCAGAATTGATTAGCCAAGCCTTTCATCGTGCCGTTAATGGTAGACCAGGACCTGTTGTTGTTGTTTTACCAGAAGACATGTTAGCAGAGGAAGTAACTGTTTCAGATAGTAACTCCTACAGGCTTGTACAAATTGCACCTGCTGAAAAAGATTTGATGACTTTACATATGATGCTTGGTAAGGCAGAAAAGCCTTTTGTTATTGTGGGTGGCAGTGGTTGGAATAAACAATCTGTTTTTAATCTTCAAACTTTTATTGAAAAATTTAAATTACCTATTGGTGCTTCTTTTAGAAGGCAAGATTTATATGATAATCGTCTTCTTTATTATGCAGGTGATGTTGGTATTGGTATTAACCCAAAACTTAAAGAAACAATTCAAAACAGTGATTTACTTTTAGTTATTGGGGCGCGCTTAGGCGAAATGGCCACCAGTGGTTATAGTCTTATCAATATACCATGTCCCAAACAAAAATTAATCCACATTCATCTTGATAGCCAAGAATTAGGTCGCGTTTACCAAACAGATCTTTCTATTAATTCAGGCATGTTAGAATTTACAGAAGCAATTTTAAAATTACCTTCTTTACCATCAATAAAATGGACAGAGTGGACAAGCACAATAAATAATAATTACAAGAAAATATTTCAACCTTTTACTATTCCTGGTTCTTTGCAAATGCCAAAAATTATGGAATATTTACGTAATCATTTATATGATGATGCCATTATCACTAATGGTGCTGGCAATTATACAGCGTGGCCCAATCGTTATTATCAATATAAAAGTTTTCGTACGCAATTAGGTCCAACCAACGGATCTATGGGATATAGCCTACCTGCTGCTGTTGCAGCAAAAATTATTTATCCTAACAAACAAGTTATTTCATTTAATGGTGATGGTTGTTTTCTTATGAATGGTCAAGAACTTTCGACAGCCGTAAGATATAAAGCCAATATTATTATTATTGTTATTAACAATGGTATGTATGGAACTATCCGTATGCACCAAGAACGTGAATATCCATCAAGGGTAAGTGGTACAGACCTTATAAATCCAAACTTTGCAGAACTTGCCAATGCATATGGAGCAAAAGGGTTCACTATTCATACAGCTGAAGAATTTATTCAAATATTTGAACAAAATTCACAACCCAAAACCCCTGTTCTTTTTGAATTAAAAATAGATCCAGAAGCTTTAACCCCTATATCCAGTTTAAGCCAGATACGTCAACAAGCACAAAAAACAAATTAA
- a CDS encoding RluA family pseudouridine synthase yields MTEIYYYTVLEKEKDWRLDRWFKRQYPSIQHSYLEKLFRTGQIRVEGKRIRGNYKLIPGQKIRIPPFIKDMNNGPKKNSETRVYPKELLKTIKENVLYCDDDILVLNKPSGIAVQGGSKLSYHIDMMLDELKFGLHEKPKLVHRLDKDTSGVLVLARNIQVASYLGNLFQTHTITKNYWAFIHGVPNQLKGNLSWSLTKKFVDQIKEKVTVDIEGDYADTYYEVIENIGKKFSWIILKPLTGRTHQLRVHCAAMGHPIIGDNKYGHDKFMLSEPFVKKLYLHARSISFIHPISKKEIKIQAPLPDYMVQLWNFFGLNDQLDYEI; encoded by the coding sequence ATGACCGAAATTTATTATTACACTGTGCTTGAAAAAGAAAAAGATTGGCGATTAGATCGTTGGTTTAAACGACAATACCCTTCAATTCAACATTCTTATCTTGAAAAATTATTTCGCACAGGACAAATACGGGTTGAAGGTAAAAGAATTAGGGGGAATTATAAACTTATACCAGGTCAAAAAATTCGTATTCCTCCTTTCATTAAAGATATGAATAATGGACCAAAAAAAAATTCTGAAACACGTGTTTATCCAAAAGAATTATTAAAAACAATAAAAGAGAATGTTCTTTATTGTGATGATGATATACTTGTACTTAATAAACCAAGTGGTATAGCTGTTCAAGGCGGGTCAAAATTATCTTATCATATTGATATGATGCTTGATGAATTAAAGTTTGGACTCCATGAAAAACCCAAATTAGTCCATCGACTAGATAAAGATACAAGTGGTGTTCTTGTTCTTGCTAGAAATATTCAAGTTGCATCTTATTTAGGAAATCTTTTCCAAACACATACTATAACAAAAAATTATTGGGCTTTTATTCATGGGGTACCTAATCAATTAAAAGGTAATTTATCTTGGTCTTTAACGAAAAAATTTGTTGATCAAATAAAAGAAAAAGTTACCGTTGATATAGAAGGTGATTATGCGGATACTTATTATGAAGTTATTGAAAATATAGGTAAAAAATTCTCGTGGATTATTTTGAAACCTTTGACAGGACGCACGCACCAGCTTCGTGTTCATTGTGCGGCGATGGGACATCCGATTATTGGTGATAACAAATATGGCCATGATAAATTCATGCTATCAGAACCTTTTGTAAAAAAACTTTATTTACATGCACGATCAATAAGTTTTATTCATCCTATATCTAAAAAAGAAATAAAAATACAAGCGCCATTACCAGATTATATGGTGCAATTATGGAATTTTTTTGGTTTAAATGATCAATTGGACTACGAAATATAA
- a CDS encoding dipeptide epimerase: MKRQLVIKHESWPISGKFSISRGSKTSAEIVLVEINVEDKKGRGECVPYPRYQETVESVIAQIETTRYFIEHGITRQDLQSLLPAGAARNALDCALWDLEAKQNNTSVGQKLGCEPLHPITSTYTISLGTPEEMGKAASLHADKPLLKIKLSGQQDIERLLEIRKNAPNARLIIDPNESWTFDQLQSYMPALIKIGIELIEQPLPAKQDQQISNYNFPIILCADESCHDRSYLPSLKNKYQAVNIKLDKTGGLTEALSMLNESRTRGFKIMVGCMVGTSLAMAPAMFLAQNADWVDLDGPLLLAYDRDPGLILKNNQLYYPDIGLWGSLS; this comes from the coding sequence ATGAAAAGACAACTAGTTATTAAACATGAATCTTGGCCGATTTCTGGAAAATTTTCAATTTCTAGAGGAAGTAAAACTTCAGCAGAAATTGTGTTAGTAGAAATTAATGTAGAAGATAAAAAAGGTAGAGGTGAATGTGTACCCTATCCACGTTATCAAGAGACCGTTGAAAGTGTTATTGCCCAAATTGAAACAACAAGATATTTTATTGAACATGGAATAACCCGCCAAGACTTACAGTCATTATTACCCGCAGGCGCAGCAAGAAATGCCCTAGATTGTGCATTATGGGATTTGGAAGCCAAGCAAAATAATACAAGTGTAGGTCAAAAATTAGGATGTGAGCCGTTGCATCCCATAACATCAACTTACACCATAAGTTTAGGCACACCAGAAGAAATGGGCAAAGCTGCATCCCTTCATGCAGATAAACCATTGTTAAAAATTAAACTATCTGGTCAGCAAGATATTGAACGATTATTGGAAATTAGAAAAAATGCTCCGAATGCGCGTTTAATTATAGACCCTAATGAATCATGGACTTTCGATCAGCTACAATCTTATATGCCTGCTCTTATTAAGATTGGTATTGAATTAATAGAACAACCATTACCGGCAAAACAAGACCAACAAATTTCAAATTATAATTTTCCAATTATTTTATGTGCTGATGAAAGTTGTCATGATAGATCTTATTTGCCGTCTTTAAAAAATAAATATCAGGCAGTTAATATTAAATTAGATAAAACAGGTGGATTAACAGAAGCTTTATCCATGTTAAATGAATCCAGAACACGAGGGTTTAAAATTATGGTAGGTTGTATGGTGGGAACATCTCTTGCCATGGCGCCAGCAATGTTTTTGGCCCAAAATGCAGATTGGGTTGACCTTGATGGTCCACTTTTGCTAGCTTATGATCGTGACCCTGGTTTAATTTTAAAAAACAATCAACTTTATTATCCTGATATTGGATTATGGGGCTCATTGTCTTAA
- a CDS encoding YajQ family cyclic di-GMP-binding protein: protein MPSFDIVSKTNVTEVDNAIQGIEREISTRFDFKGSHCSIERNDNSLTIIADDDLKLKQMHELLKTYITRRKLDILALDFQTPEKASGNTLRQTVTIKQGIDHAIGKEIIKSIKDSKMKVQVSLQGDELRVTGKKRDDLQLVIALIKQLDIKLPLQYVNFRD, encoded by the coding sequence ATGCCTTCATTTGATATTGTTTCTAAAACCAATGTAACAGAAGTTGATAATGCTATTCAAGGCATAGAACGAGAAATTAGCACACGTTTTGATTTTAAAGGTAGCCATTGCTCAATTGAAAGAAATGATAATAGTCTGACAATTATTGCTGATGATGATCTTAAATTAAAGCAAATGCATGAATTGTTAAAAACATACATAACAAGAAGAAAGCTTGATATCCTGGCGCTTGATTTTCAAACACCCGAAAAAGCATCTGGTAATACCCTGCGCCAAACAGTTACAATTAAACAAGGTATTGATCACGCAATTGGTAAAGAAATCATCAAATCTATTAAAGATAGCAAAATGAAAGTACAGGTTAGCCTGCAAGGTGATGAATTGCGGGTCACCGGGAAAAAACGAGATGATCTCCAACTTGTGATTGCTCTTATCAAACAGCTTGATATAAAATTACCTCTCCAATATGTTAATTTCCGCGACTAG
- a CDS encoding AsmA family protein: MRFKWVLLIFFIIIIMMVGGVFVFLYSINMEQVRTFVQDEIKKQTGRDLIIEGEIEWVLSLSPTIEIHNVKLLNPSDFSSSEMASINLFRLKLNLLPLIHKQIVINSLILNKSNVLFEKNSKGQKNWDFDFKKEDISNAPENEKSNFTFAIEKIDIQDLKLTYKDNVNKKEESIYVKKIIGYSPNTTSPVNLDLELNINKIPITIIGTIGPLSSFVENKLVEIDIKSFINKTEIKINGTINNPQLFNGVDINLSVHANNLNDLLSLASIENMQPMPIDIKVKLSDSNGVLNLNPFEIHLDDMNLLGKIAILNQDTKPKIEGEIKVTKIDLNKIIAKKSKENKLQPVTSLQEIIPDDPINFSFLTTIDTKIQLFINQILYSSQKFKDVEAIINLSNGHLRVHPLKIYADKGHIDMNLSLEEKRSKAFLTYGLDVENINTSFLSELIQTPDLLRNGWLNIKANLKGEGNTAKSILSALDGNINLYIDKGDIQNAFLKILLEDLIKLAVTGESETSPINCIAGHFDVTKGLIQTKAIAFDTDTIIIIANGHINLPKEQINMHIESSSKKAILMNVAIPMNVAGPLSKPEIFPDPVRTPIDLAGKVVKGAALGMEGILATLGIQSGELKSLEATPPQICQKALNLSKESNEPTPKINPIENNDNQ, from the coding sequence ATGCGTTTTAAGTGGGTTTTGTTGATTTTCTTTATCATCATAATAATGATGGTTGGTGGGGTATTTGTTTTTTTATATAGCATCAATATGGAACAAGTTCGCACTTTTGTTCAAGATGAGATAAAAAAACAAACAGGACGAGATCTTATTATTGAGGGAGAAATTGAATGGGTTTTGTCTTTATCACCTACGATTGAAATACATAATGTAAAATTATTAAATCCATCAGATTTTAGCTCAAGTGAAATGGCTTCAATAAATTTATTTAGATTAAAATTAAATCTATTGCCTTTAATTCACAAACAGATCGTAATTAATAGTCTTATTTTGAATAAGTCAAATGTTCTTTTTGAAAAAAATTCTAAAGGTCAAAAAAACTGGGATTTTGATTTTAAAAAAGAAGATATATCAAATGCCCCGGAAAATGAAAAATCAAATTTTACTTTTGCTATCGAAAAAATAGATATTCAAGATTTGAAACTTACCTATAAAGATAATGTAAATAAAAAAGAAGAAAGTATATATGTTAAAAAAATTATAGGATATTCACCTAATACGACATCACCAGTTAACTTGGATTTAGAATTAAATATTAATAAAATTCCAATTACAATTATCGGTACCATTGGACCTCTTAGTTCCTTTGTAGAAAATAAGTTAGTTGAAATTGATATAAAAAGTTTTATTAATAAAACAGAAATTAAAATTAATGGAACCATTAATAATCCCCAGTTATTTAATGGTGTGGATATAAATCTATCTGTACATGCCAATAATCTAAATGATCTTTTATCCTTAGCATCTATTGAAAATATGCAACCGATGCCTATTGATATAAAGGTAAAGCTTTCTGACTCTAACGGGGTTCTTAATTTGAACCCGTTTGAAATTCATTTAGATGATATGAATTTGCTAGGGAAAATAGCTATACTTAATCAAGATACAAAACCAAAAATTGAAGGTGAAATTAAAGTTACAAAAATTGATTTAAATAAAATTATAGCTAAAAAATCAAAAGAAAATAAACTACAACCTGTTACTTCACTCCAAGAAATCATTCCTGATGACCCCATAAATTTTAGCTTTTTGACAACTATAGATACAAAAATTCAACTTTTTATCAACCAAATTTTATACTCATCTCAAAAATTTAAAGATGTTGAAGCCATTATTAATCTTTCTAATGGTCATTTACGGGTTCATCCCTTAAAAATTTATGCAGATAAAGGTCATATAGATATGAATTTATCTTTAGAAGAAAAGAGATCTAAAGCATTTTTAACCTATGGTTTGGATGTTGAGAATATTAATACCAGTTTCTTGTCAGAACTTATTCAAACTCCAGATTTGCTTAGAAATGGGTGGTTAAATATTAAAGCAAATCTTAAAGGTGAAGGTAATACAGCAAAATCAATTTTATCTGCACTTGATGGTAATATAAATTTGTATATTGATAAAGGTGATATTCAAAATGCTTTTTTAAAAATACTGCTTGAAGATTTAATTAAATTAGCTGTAACAGGTGAATCTGAAACATCACCTATCAATTGTATAGCAGGTCATTTTGATGTTACGAAGGGGCTTATTCAAACAAAAGCAATAGCTTTTGATACAGATACGATTATTATAATAGCAAATGGCCATATTAATTTACCTAAAGAGCAAATTAATATGCATATAGAATCTTCGTCAAAAAAAGCCATATTAATGAATGTCGCAATTCCTATGAATGTTGCGGGTCCCCTTTCTAAACCTGAGATATTTCCCGATCCTGTCAGAACACCAATTGATTTAGCTGGAAAGGTGGTTAAAGGTGCAGCCCTTGGTATGGAAGGTATTTTAGCCACACTTGGTATTCAATCAGGAGAATTAAAATCTTTGGAAGCAACACCGCCGCAAATTTGCCAAAAAGCATTAAATTTATCCAAAGAATCTAATGAACCTACACCTAAAATAAATCCAATTGAAAATAATGATAATCAATAA
- a CDS encoding AsmA family protein — MRLKYILSTIFIIVIVIIGGAFFLLNNINVEPVRVFIQDEVKKQTGRDLIIQGDIEWAFSLSPTIVVHNVSLSNPAGFSQKEMAIIELFELNLDLLPLLHKEIVINSFTLDKVNIFLEKNTQGQGNWSFATSESKPNNGVTPEITLKEDAPIRVPTIEKVDIQNLSFVYKDAVAKKEQNVFIKKLTAKAQNNLSPVELSLESNINDIPVVLNGKVGSINSIIEAKPIEINLDGAINNTKVIVDGKIANLKLFQGINANVEISGDNLNDLASLASIKNIQNVPFDIKTTFSDPSGTYNFDPLKIRLDDMDVTGKLMFLKEEIRSKIKGGLQISKLDLDKVLSKSNASSDISAKSSESKGNVIPNDPIDFSALSSIDAELQLAIGQFIYSSQEFKNISAGVNLNNGRLVLNPFKTNAGNGTIDANLVLESKNQPNLSLVLNTSNIDSHFFSELIHSPGLLKDGKITIKSNLKGQGNSVKNILASSNGYLNFYIDKGSMNNNFLRIILADLIKLISSGNSESSTLNCAASHIDFTQGIAETKAAVIDTPSAIIVANGQVNLATEKLSMHVESSPKTATLAALAVPMNITGTLSSPTVLPDPLRTATDVAGKVIKGVTGGVGGALSILGFNPNAAANLNQNPNAVCNQALAMTKNSQPQPNSSINPVDNIIDNTGKTLEDIGEGIKGLFQ; from the coding sequence ATGCGTTTAAAATATATTCTATCTACGATTTTTATTATTGTGATTGTTATAATAGGTGGTGCATTTTTTTTATTAAATAATATTAATGTAGAACCAGTTCGTGTTTTTATCCAGGATGAAGTTAAAAAACAAACTGGACGCGATCTTATTATTCAAGGTGATATAGAATGGGCGTTTTCACTTTCCCCGACAATTGTAGTTCATAATGTAAGTTTATCTAATCCTGCTGGTTTTAGTCAAAAAGAAATGGCCATTATAGAACTTTTTGAACTTAACCTTGATTTGTTACCCCTTTTACATAAAGAAATAGTGATTAATAGTTTTACGTTAGATAAAGTAAATATATTTTTAGAAAAAAATACACAAGGTCAAGGAAATTGGTCTTTTGCAACTTCTGAATCTAAACCTAATAATGGAGTAACACCAGAAATTACCTTGAAAGAGGATGCACCTATTCGTGTTCCAACGATTGAAAAGGTTGATATCCAAAATTTAAGTTTTGTTTATAAAGATGCTGTTGCCAAGAAAGAACAAAATGTATTTATCAAAAAACTTACGGCTAAAGCTCAGAATAATCTTTCACCTGTCGAGCTTAGCTTAGAATCTAATATTAATGATATACCAGTCGTATTAAATGGTAAAGTTGGATCAATTAATTCAATCATTGAGGCAAAGCCAATTGAAATCAATTTAGATGGTGCTATTAATAACACCAAAGTTATTGTTGATGGAAAGATTGCCAACCTTAAATTGTTTCAAGGTATTAATGCTAATGTAGAAATTAGTGGTGATAATTTGAATGATCTTGCGTCATTAGCATCAATTAAAAATATCCAAAATGTACCTTTTGACATTAAAACCACTTTTTCTGATCCAAGTGGGACCTATAATTTTGACCCATTAAAAATTCGCCTGGATGATATGGATGTCACAGGTAAATTAATGTTTTTAAAAGAAGAAATAAGATCAAAAATTAAGGGTGGGCTACAAATATCAAAATTGGATTTAGATAAAGTTCTTTCTAAAAGCAATGCATCAAGTGATATTTCTGCTAAATCATCTGAATCAAAAGGTAATGTTATTCCTAATGATCCAATTGATTTTAGCGCTCTCTCATCTATTGATGCAGAATTGCAATTAGCTATTGGCCAATTTATTTATTCTTCCCAGGAATTTAAAAATATATCTGCAGGTGTTAATTTAAATAATGGCAGGCTTGTTCTTAATCCTTTTAAAACAAATGCTGGAAATGGGACGATTGATGCCAATTTAGTTTTGGAGAGCAAAAACCAACCAAATCTCTCTCTTGTTCTAAATACAAGTAATATTGATAGCCATTTTTTCTCTGAGCTTATTCATTCACCTGGTTTGCTTAAAGATGGAAAAATTACTATTAAGTCAAATCTTAAAGGGCAGGGTAATTCTGTAAAAAATATACTGGCTTCATCAAATGGTTATTTAAATTTTTATATTGATAAAGGATCTATGAATAACAATTTTTTAAGAATAATATTGGCAGATTTGATTAAACTAATTTCATCGGGTAATTCAGAAAGCTCTACATTAAATTGCGCAGCAAGCCATATTGATTTTACCCAAGGTATTGCCGAGACAAAGGCAGCTGTTATTGATACACCAAGTGCGATTATTGTAGCAAATGGTCAAGTTAATTTAGCAACAGAAAAATTATCTATGCATGTTGAATCATCACCCAAAACTGCAACATTAGCAGCATTGGCAGTACCTATGAATATAACAGGTACGTTATCTAGCCCTACAGTTTTACCTGATCCTTTGCGCACAGCAACTGATGTAGCTGGAAAAGTGATCAAAGGTGTAACAGGTGGTGTGGGTGGGGCTTTATCTATTCTTGGGTTTAATCCAAATGCTGCGGCTAATCTTAATCAAAATCCTAATGCCGTTTGTAATCAAGCTTTGGCTATGACAAAAAATTCGCAACCTCAACCAAATAGTTCAATTAATCCTGTAGATAATATTATTGATAATACAGGTAAAACACTTGAAGACATTGGTGAGGGTATAAAAGGCCTTTTTCAATGA
- a CDS encoding DUF1611 domain-containing protein, producing the protein MEKKIQHPYLMFLGDVADQLSAKTAQGIVDWRPEWCLGKLRLPHCKADLPLPEMTLDQALDAGVKTVIIGVANRGGVFSPHWIPVLLQALEKGFDLASGLHQKLTDYPELKLASERYGRKLFDVRHPNQDFNVGTGKKRTGKRLLTVGSDCSIGKMYTALACEKEMKLRGIHVDFRATGQTGIFIAGSGVSIDAVVADFISGAVEHITPDNNPNHWDIIEGQGSLFHPSYAGVSLGLLHGAQADMLVMCHDPSRPHMRGLPHYSLPDLDRCIEANLNAGSLTNSSVRCVGLSLNTSTYSVDEAQNVIAEYKNRYKLPVVDPVRTGVSVLVDAILA; encoded by the coding sequence ATGGAAAAGAAAATTCAACATCCTTATCTTATGTTTTTAGGTGATGTTGCTGATCAATTATCAGCCAAAACTGCCCAAGGTATTGTTGATTGGCGGCCAGAATGGTGTCTTGGTAAACTTCGCCTACCACATTGTAAAGCCGATCTTCCTTTGCCGGAAATGACATTAGACCAAGCCTTAGATGCAGGAGTGAAAACTGTCATTATTGGGGTGGCTAATAGGGGAGGGGTATTTTCACCCCATTGGATACCTGTTCTTTTGCAAGCTTTGGAAAAAGGTTTTGATTTAGCCAGTGGGTTACATCAAAAATTAACAGATTATCCTGAATTGAAATTGGCCTCAGAAAGATATGGGAGGAAACTTTTTGATGTACGTCACCCTAACCAAGATTTTAATGTTGGGACGGGCAAAAAGCGTACAGGTAAAAGACTATTAACTGTAGGTAGCGATTGTTCAATTGGAAAAATGTATACAGCTTTGGCATGCGAAAAAGAAATGAAATTAAGAGGTATACATGTGGATTTTCGTGCGACGGGTCAAACGGGTATTTTTATTGCAGGTTCAGGTGTTTCAATTGATGCCGTTGTTGCAGATTTTATTTCTGGTGCTGTTGAACATATTACACCTGATAATAATCCGAACCATTGGGATATTATCGAAGGACAAGGATCACTATTTCATCCTTCTTATGCGGGGGTAAGTTTGGGATTACTTCACGGTGCCCAGGCAGATATGTTGGTAATGTGTCATGATCCAAGCAGACCGCATATGCGGGGATTGCCTCATTACTCTTTGCCTGATTTAGATCGCTGTATAGAAGCTAATTTGAATGCTGGCTCTTTAACAAATTCATCTGTTCGTTGTGTTGGACTTAGCTTAAATACGTCTACTTATTCTGTAGATGAAGCACAAAATGTCATTGCCGAATATAAAAATCGCTATAAACTTCCTGTGGTAGATCCGGTACGTACAGGTGTAAGTGTTTTAGTTGATGCAATTTTAGCATGA